A window from Bacteroidota bacterium encodes these proteins:
- a CDS encoding phage major capsid protein, giving the protein MTINEPTNTLTATRDELSTLIDKALDHKIKALPDRSALASLGNRDMLRTSASPEPLHTQGRERYVPTASRDGILKTFRFFNAVAQNDHATLRSIQQSYEPEYVRTLATQLEGTSSSGGYLVPPEFYSDVLYMLNEFGFARKFCGQIQMRTNVLNVSTLTGKPSVAWTAENATIAASKAVFGRLTLTAQKLAAIYPISNELLDDANIDVYKAILQIFVEVFGQEEDTQVFRGTGSPFTGILNTSSVVTTYLGGSSTSGKTKYTDITLDDLITLANSIGPAQQRGASLFIEQNTLTDLLKKKDSQNRYLWDLAQSNNPPIQGMTGLQGAGGLTFRGFPVVVLPNGIVINGYDSGSHPSTPFAVFGNFKTAGAWMGQHGGMEMRISFDATADGVNAFTNDIQMLRLTERVAFGVGQPGYLAVLSTSAS; this is encoded by the coding sequence ATGACAATCAACGAACCCACCAACACCCTGACTGCCACGCGTGACGAACTCTCCACCCTGATCGATAAAGCCCTCGACCACAAAATCAAAGCTCTACCCGATCGCTCTGCACTAGCGTCCCTTGGAAACCGGGACATGCTGCGGACATCTGCTTCACCAGAACCGTTGCACACACAGGGCCGTGAACGATATGTGCCGACTGCCAGCCGCGATGGTATCCTGAAGACGTTTCGCTTCTTCAACGCCGTCGCACAGAACGACCATGCTACGCTGCGATCGATTCAACAGTCGTATGAACCCGAATACGTTCGCACCCTTGCGACACAACTCGAGGGTACCAGTTCGTCTGGGGGCTATTTGGTGCCGCCCGAGTTTTACTCGGATGTGCTCTACATGCTCAACGAGTTCGGATTTGCGCGCAAATTCTGCGGGCAGATCCAGATGCGAACCAATGTCCTCAATGTCTCGACCTTGACGGGCAAGCCCTCGGTTGCCTGGACGGCGGAGAATGCCACCATCGCTGCCAGCAAGGCCGTCTTCGGACGCCTCACGCTCACCGCGCAGAAGCTCGCTGCGATCTATCCCATATCGAACGAACTGCTCGACGACGCGAACATCGATGTCTACAAAGCCATCCTGCAAATCTTCGTCGAAGTCTTCGGACAAGAAGAAGATACGCAGGTCTTCCGTGGCACCGGCTCGCCATTCACCGGCATCCTGAACACCAGTAGCGTTGTCACAACCTATCTCGGCGGCTCTTCGACTTCGGGCAAGACGAAGTACACCGACATCACGCTCGATGACCTGATTACTCTCGCCAATTCAATCGGACCGGCACAGCAACGCGGTGCATCTCTTTTCATCGAACAAAACACGCTTACTGATCTGCTGAAGAAGAAAGATTCGCAAAATCGGTACCTCTGGGATTTGGCGCAGAGTAACAACCCGCCGATCCAGGGAATGACCGGACTGCAAGGCGCCGGTGGCTTGACGTTCCGTGGATTCCCAGTTGTTGTGCTGCCCAATGGAATCGTTATCAATGGATATGATTCCGGAAGTCATCCTTCTACTCCATTCGCTGTGTTTGGTAATTTCAAGACGGCCGGAGCATGGATGGGACAGCACGGAGGCATGGAAATGCGAATTTCGTTCGATGCAACTGCCGACGGAGTGAACGCATTTACCAACGACATCCAAATGTTGCGACTCACAGAGCGTGTCGCTTTCGGCGTCGGACAACCCGGCTACCTTGCGGTGCTTTCAACGTCAGCGTCCTAA
- a CDS encoding HK97 family phage prohead protease, whose translation MNITNIISKQVTDRPRSFVDPDQLDLFESKDFTVTTQNTRQRWLKMATGDVDRAGDILVLAGLESTNFLKNPQFLWQHGASGALVNTIGKVLELKTTQTALFALVEYAPADTNSLAEQVFQMDLLGLLPANSIGFRPIEWEANDFGGHTFTKWELIECSKVELPMNPQAVDNTKAYSIEEAAVWLLASD comes from the coding sequence ATGAATATAACCAACATCATTTCAAAACAGGTCACGGATCGTCCTCGATCGTTTGTCGATCCCGATCAACTCGATCTCTTCGAATCAAAGGACTTCACAGTGACTACGCAAAATACTCGTCAGCGTTGGCTCAAAATGGCGACCGGCGATGTCGATCGTGCCGGCGACATCCTCGTCCTCGCAGGACTCGAATCCACCAACTTCCTGAAGAACCCGCAATTTCTTTGGCAACATGGCGCATCGGGCGCACTGGTGAACACGATTGGAAAGGTCTTAGAGCTAAAGACCACTCAGACCGCTCTCTTTGCGCTGGTCGAGTATGCGCCGGCCGACACCAACTCACTTGCCGAACAAGTCTTCCAAATGGATCTGCTCGGACTGCTGCCCGCAAACTCGATCGGCTTTCGACCCATCGAGTGGGAAGCCAATGACTTTGGCGGACATACCTTCACCAAATGGGAGCTGATCGAATGCTCGAAAGTCGAGCTGCCGATGAACCCACAAGCCGTCGACAATACCAAAGCCTATTCCATTGAAGAGGCTGCCGTATGGCTGCTTGCATCAGACTAG
- a CDS encoding phage portal protein: protein MNLTIGKYSLAISRGETRNAMRAPGQELGASRASPAEVPVLVSMDQPRSSFITNPWDHPRQNIQLIRETVSACMHARSEALSKGRFHAYAIDNGTRIVDTRKSSYPLSTIHSPLPSNHPLERLLQNPNPLFDFSDMLELSSQWLDATGNALWLKVRNGHGIVTELWPVAALSFIIERGNDQLPAAYRFLPANVTIPAGDIIHIRRADIRSAPFLGHAVLSDILDTAKAETAVRLFQSRFFDNDATPRAVLRWPAGAMMTQEQMDQVRAGWEAKYATPLNAGRIAILPDGGEVQLLAPGSKELDFSKSKKELRDSIREAFKVPQIVLGDVEGVNLANGETSYMIFMRDVVDYSLAKHARAFTRALAPDFPTGNINSGTSTSIIIEHESLVPETEEHFMTRVSELKQAMTVDEQRALVNLPPLPNGKGKVFLLGSEVVGEDWKTIS from the coding sequence ATGAATTTAACAATCGGAAAATACTCCCTTGCGATATCGCGCGGTGAAACACGCAACGCGATGCGTGCTCCTGGTCAGGAACTTGGTGCCAGCCGCGCCAGCCCGGCCGAAGTCCCCGTTCTCGTTAGCATGGACCAGCCGCGATCCTCATTTATTACGAATCCATGGGATCATCCGCGGCAGAATATCCAGCTTATTCGCGAGACTGTCTCGGCATGCATGCACGCCCGAAGCGAGGCACTTTCGAAAGGCCGATTTCATGCGTATGCGATTGATAATGGAACGCGTATAGTGGATACCAGGAAATCGAGCTATCCACTTTCAACGATTCACTCTCCGCTTCCCAGCAATCATCCGCTGGAGCGGTTACTCCAGAATCCGAACCCACTGTTCGATTTTTCGGATATGCTGGAGCTCTCGAGTCAGTGGCTCGATGCAACGGGCAATGCGCTGTGGCTGAAAGTTCGGAACGGACATGGGATAGTCACCGAGTTGTGGCCGGTCGCGGCGCTTTCGTTCATCATTGAACGCGGAAACGATCAACTGCCCGCGGCCTATCGCTTCCTGCCGGCGAACGTTACAATCCCCGCTGGCGATATCATTCACATTCGCCGCGCCGATATTCGCAGCGCACCTTTTCTCGGTCATGCGGTGCTTAGTGATATTCTTGACACAGCCAAGGCTGAGACAGCCGTGCGGCTGTTTCAATCGCGCTTCTTCGATAATGATGCGACGCCCCGGGCAGTGCTGCGATGGCCGGCGGGTGCAATGATGACACAGGAGCAGATGGACCAGGTCCGTGCCGGATGGGAAGCGAAATATGCGACGCCGCTGAACGCCGGACGCATTGCCATCCTGCCCGATGGCGGCGAGGTACAGCTACTGGCTCCTGGCTCGAAAGAACTCGACTTTTCGAAATCGAAGAAGGAACTTCGCGATTCGATTCGCGAAGCGTTCAAAGTCCCGCAAATCGTGCTCGGCGATGTCGAAGGTGTGAATCTGGCGAATGGTGAGACGAGCTATATGATCTTCATGCGCGATGTCGTGGACTATTCCCTCGCCAAACATGCTCGTGCATTCACACGTGCATTGGCGCCGGACTTCCCCACGGGCAATATTAATTCCGGCACCTCTACATCCATTATCATTGAGCATGAATCGCTGGTACCTGAGACCGAAGAGCATTTTATGACAAGAGTCTCCGAACTCAAACAAGCGATGACGGTCGATGAGCAACGGGCCTTGGTGAACTTGCCACCCTTACCCAATGGCAAAGGGAAGGTATTTCTGCTCGGTTCTGAAGTAGTCGGGGAAGACTGGAAGACTATTTCATAG
- a CDS encoding T9SS type A sorting domain-containing protein: MAVLLFLAADAHAQAFVTQNKFVAALVYSGSTGKVTFTQVVNGKAVVAQGAHALSFQDYSYLSIMVNGQYCTNNTVPQPTLATSLLGGASHLLKPDINLDNGTTRKINDTIETIWHEGGFDIVQDVYPVAFATSGQIVLKVKVIDHTGTSYGALGQYLLDVCAGTNDDAYMLDQYTYESNNTWKIYNSGSPMYYMGFEHDTSTGGGGTVGAGYTTDMFAPAPMGLTACSGMVFGDSKVLDTYTFGAPAAPGSNTSPIDAAVLMQWPYLTVHGNNGIDSVTEVFRTSYGTRPGTTVDTTPMRGNPVIAVQSRTGSCDGSICNARVTYILATDTNTPPLGFAGATTLSATNMSQIIWAPPHAINVLPIAVHVLDSMLDGQIVLRIVGNDSSVTLDTITYCTIPDTHPPVTRPESPDYTRIHITDSDAWDRGLDSIYVTEVLNVVTTPTLPIVGSCTSAFDVTITPRAKGSYHCLLHAVDCAGHSSVLPIMVDFGEVSSSEVTSSILHIHPNPSADIFTIDVGQASPLAQAEVLDVLGRTVARFSVQGTTTFDASTLPAGTYIVRVEGMSGRMVKE, encoded by the coding sequence GTGGCAGTTCTGCTTTTTCTGGCGGCGGATGCGCACGCACAGGCATTCGTGACACAGAACAAGTTCGTTGCCGCACTCGTCTATAGTGGAAGTACCGGCAAGGTCACATTTACGCAGGTCGTCAATGGCAAGGCGGTTGTTGCACAGGGAGCGCACGCGCTATCGTTTCAGGATTACTCGTACCTGAGCATCATGGTGAACGGTCAGTATTGCACGAACAACACCGTGCCACAGCCGACACTGGCCACAAGCCTTCTCGGAGGGGCCTCGCACCTGCTGAAGCCTGACATCAATCTCGATAACGGCACGACCAGGAAGATCAACGATACGATTGAGACAATCTGGCATGAAGGCGGATTCGACATCGTGCAGGATGTGTATCCGGTGGCATTCGCGACGAGCGGTCAGATCGTGCTGAAGGTCAAGGTGATCGATCACACCGGCACGTCTTATGGCGCGCTTGGGCAGTATCTGCTCGATGTTTGCGCCGGCACGAATGACGACGCATACATGCTCGATCAATACACCTACGAGAGCAACAACACCTGGAAGATCTACAACTCTGGATCGCCCATGTACTACATGGGCTTTGAGCATGACACAAGTACAGGGGGCGGCGGCACCGTCGGCGCTGGATACACAACCGATATGTTTGCTCCTGCCCCAATGGGACTCACGGCGTGCTCGGGAATGGTCTTCGGCGATAGCAAAGTCCTCGATACGTACACGTTTGGCGCGCCCGCCGCGCCGGGTTCGAACACCAGCCCAATCGATGCCGCGGTCCTTATGCAATGGCCCTACCTCACCGTGCATGGCAACAACGGCATCGATAGCGTCACCGAAGTTTTTCGGACGAGCTACGGCACGCGTCCGGGCACGACAGTCGACACGACGCCCATGCGTGGCAACCCGGTCATCGCCGTTCAATCGCGCACCGGCAGCTGCGATGGCAGCATCTGTAATGCACGCGTGACATACATTCTTGCGACCGATACCAACACGCCACCGCTTGGATTTGCGGGCGCGACAACCCTCAGCGCGACCAACATGTCGCAGATTATCTGGGCTCCGCCGCACGCCATCAACGTCCTGCCCATTGCCGTGCATGTGCTCGACTCGATGCTGGACGGACAGATTGTCCTCCGCATCGTCGGCAATGATAGCAGTGTTACGCTGGATACGATTACGTATTGTACGATTCCGGATACGCATCCGCCCGTCACCAGACCCGAGTCGCCGGACTATACCCGCATTCACATCACCGATTCCGATGCTTGGGATCGGGGCTTAGATTCGATCTATGTTACTGAGGTACTGAATGTCGTCACAACTCCGACACTTCCGATCGTTGGATCGTGCACTTCTGCGTTCGATGTTACAATCACGCCGAGGGCCAAAGGAAGCTATCATTGCTTGCTCCATGCGGTCGATTGCGCCGGTCATTCCTCTGTACTTCCGATCATGGTCGATTTCGGCGAAGTAAGCTCCAGTGAAGTAACCTCATCTATCCTCCACATTCATCCCAACCCCTCAGCCGACATCTTCACGATCGATGTAGGGCAAGCGTCCCCGCTTGCCCAGGCCGAGGTGCTCGATGTTTTGGGTCGCACCGTTGCGCGATTTTCCGTGCAGGGCACAACGACGTTCGATGCCAGCACTTTGCCTGCGGGGACGTACATCGTGCGCGTGGAGGGAATGAGCGGGAGAATGGTGAAAGAGTAA
- a CDS encoding T9SS type A sorting domain-containing protein: MLPRSRFLAVVLFVSLATSNVIHAQQLVMNQFVGATVNGGQGLLTFYKGNPANRELLSFHGMSFLTVNVENIYYSNSPYGGQIGSTVHPIDVQLMNGTTSKIQDTLRTVWKESGFDIVQDAYPVAFTTSGVIVLSVKIVNHTSTPLTTAAQFLLDNMNSNAKTSNRLQSANDNPYLIQRYGYTRNWQDCPPSSLPSFFLSFEFPPDSMGAGTIGIGYLNDSFPPQPLGLLPLSMVEFGDWRVQTDYTFGLPNPGDRTQFTDLATLLIGTSFSAHAFEPGVSDSVTEIMRTAYGTQEFSMCFGSKLVDINFFPRHVGFDNVLHRFVPNPFRVSSFVYNIDTTTITGLQETQYAPGLAILGGATQNGSAVARGTMTTFGWFDSVFFHDTTINISFGLDGTGLSQPVIFGDCTGSILIDGFGGPLKAKPVTNITQRTDSYDGSECNTKKTDILIVDTAKPRVGFKRIAPVSATNMAIDFGTLLPPIYDSVRAQIVVLDSMQDGQIVISITDTLGNETLDTFRYCTIPDKTKPLFWQYLYPDSSFLFAVKISDFQAWDRGLDSIGIVSVQNLVVDQIPVRGLSNVIISGHPVDSSAAWTVCLAAIDLAGNRSDTCFSSAPANVSESERTSAKLKIYPNPSADLFTIELPSSLILHPSSLNEAAVLDVLGRTVAQFLVQGTATFDASASPSGTYIVRVGGMSARIVKE, translated from the coding sequence ATGCTCCCACGGTCTCGGTTTCTCGCGGTTGTGCTCTTCGTATCTCTTGCAACGAGTAATGTCATCCACGCACAGCAGCTCGTGATGAATCAGTTCGTCGGCGCGACAGTAAACGGTGGTCAGGGGCTTCTCACATTTTATAAAGGTAATCCGGCCAACAGGGAGCTACTCTCTTTTCATGGTATGTCCTTCCTGACGGTTAATGTTGAGAATATCTATTACAGCAATAGTCCATACGGGGGGCAAATCGGCTCGACTGTACATCCGATTGATGTGCAATTGATGAATGGCACGACCTCGAAGATCCAGGATACGTTGCGGACGGTCTGGAAAGAGAGTGGCTTTGACATTGTCCAGGATGCGTATCCTGTGGCCTTCACAACCAGTGGCGTCATTGTTTTGAGTGTCAAGATCGTCAATCACACATCCACGCCACTCACGACGGCCGCGCAGTTTCTACTCGATAACATGAACAGCAATGCCAAGACCAGCAATAGGCTGCAATCGGCAAATGATAATCCGTATCTGATTCAACGATACGGGTACACCCGAAATTGGCAGGACTGCCCGCCGAGCTCCTTACCGAGTTTCTTTCTGTCGTTCGAGTTTCCGCCAGATTCGATGGGTGCCGGGACGATTGGGATCGGTTATCTCAACGATTCCTTCCCACCACAGCCGCTTGGCCTCCTGCCGCTCTCCATGGTCGAGTTTGGCGATTGGCGCGTTCAGACCGACTACACGTTTGGCCTGCCCAATCCAGGAGACCGTACACAATTCACCGATCTGGCAACGCTGCTGATCGGTACGTCATTCTCGGCTCACGCATTCGAGCCGGGCGTGAGCGACAGCGTGACGGAGATCATGCGGACGGCCTATGGGACGCAAGAGTTTAGCATGTGCTTTGGCAGCAAACTTGTTGACATCAATTTCTTTCCGAGGCATGTCGGCTTTGACAATGTACTTCATCGGTTCGTGCCTAATCCTTTTCGGGTCTCTTCGTTTGTGTATAACATCGACACCACCACTATCACAGGACTGCAAGAGACTCAGTATGCCCCTGGACTTGCGATTCTTGGAGGAGCCACCCAAAACGGATCCGCTGTAGCGCGCGGTACCATGACCACATTCGGTTGGTTCGATTCTGTTTTTTTCCACGACACGACCATCAACATCTCCTTTGGTTTGGATGGGACCGGGCTTTCGCAACCGGTCATCTTTGGCGATTGCACCGGGAGTATCCTGATCGATGGATTTGGCGGTCCGCTCAAAGCGAAGCCCGTCACCAACATCACCCAACGCACCGACAGCTACGATGGCAGCGAATGCAATACAAAGAAGACCGACATTCTGATTGTTGATACCGCAAAGCCCCGGGTCGGCTTTAAGAGGATTGCTCCAGTCAGCGCCACGAACATGGCAATAGATTTTGGAACGCTACTCCCACCAATTTACGATTCCGTACGTGCGCAGATCGTAGTCCTGGACTCGATGCAGGATGGCCAGATTGTCATCAGCATCACCGACACGCTCGGCAACGAAACGCTCGACACGTTCCGCTATTGCACGATTCCGGACAAGACAAAGCCGCTCTTTTGGCAGTATCTATACCCTGACAGTTCTTTCTTGTTTGCTGTCAAGATCTCCGACTTTCAAGCGTGGGATCGCGGGCTCGATTCCATCGGAATCGTTAGTGTGCAGAATTTGGTCGTCGATCAGATTCCCGTTCGCGGTCTGTCCAACGTGATCATCTCAGGGCACCCGGTGGATAGCAGCGCCGCCTGGACGGTCTGTCTTGCCGCCATTGATCTGGCCGGCAACCGCAGCGACACCTGCTTCTCTTCTGCGCCCGCCAACGTCAGCGAATCAGAACGAACCAGTGCGAAACTGAAGATCTACCCCAACCCATCCGCCGATCTTTTCACGATCGAGCTACCTTCATCCCTCATCCTTCATCCTTCATCCTTGAATGAGGCAGCGGTGCTCGATGTTTTGGGTCGCACCGTCGCACAATTCCTGGTGCAGGGCACGGCAACATTCGATGCGAGTGCATCGCCTTCGGGAACATACATTGTACGCGTGGGCGGGATGAGCGCGAGAATAGTTAAGGAGTAA
- the rsmI gene encoding 16S rRNA (cytidine(1402)-2'-O)-methyltransferase — protein MLYLVATPIGNLEDLSLRAIRVLGEADIVACEDTRHARILFERHGVRPKRLVSYHSMNERSRAAELSEDLVGGASVALVTDAGTPGISDPAWAIVKEAIRLGVDVVPVPGACAAIAALTGSGMDTTRFAFEGFLPLKKGRKKRIAAVAREDRTVVIYESPHRIKRLLNELTEACGATRQVALARELTKHYEEFLRGTLAEVSATLAEHFPNEVKGECVVILEAAPKGFEDSDS, from the coding sequence TTGCTCTACCTCGTCGCAACCCCCATCGGAAATCTGGAAGACTTGTCACTGCGCGCCATCCGCGTACTCGGTGAAGCCGATATTGTCGCATGTGAGGATACACGGCACGCGCGCATTCTCTTCGAGCGCCACGGCGTGCGACCCAAGCGGTTAGTGAGTTATCACTCAATGAACGAGCGGTCGCGCGCTGCAGAACTCTCCGAAGATCTTGTTGGCGGCGCATCCGTTGCGCTGGTCACCGATGCCGGTACACCCGGAATTTCCGATCCTGCATGGGCGATTGTGAAGGAGGCCATTCGGCTTGGCGTGGACGTTGTGCCGGTCCCCGGCGCGTGCGCAGCGATTGCTGCCCTGACCGGAAGTGGCATGGATACGACTCGCTTCGCCTTCGAAGGCTTTTTGCCGCTCAAGAAAGGTCGCAAGAAGCGAATCGCCGCCGTTGCCCGCGAGGACCGCACAGTTGTGATCTATGAATCGCCGCACCGAATTAAGCGGTTGCTGAATGAACTCACCGAAGCGTGTGGCGCAACCCGTCAAGTGGCGCTCGCCAGAGAGTTGACGAAGCACTACGAGGAATTTTTGCGCGGCACACTTGCCGAAGTCTCCGCAACACTTGCCGAGCACTTTCCGAATGAGGTCAAGGGGGAGTGCGTTGTCATTTTGGAAGCTGCCCCTAAGGGTTTTGAAGATTCGGACTCCTAG
- the xseA gene encoding exodeoxyribonuclease VII large subunit, giving the protein MKTFRKSNLPNLRSIATLDDRASSEGASDVLSVGELTKGIRSLLETAFVDVMVEGEISNFLHHRSGHRYWTLKDSDAQISSVFWKSRQLSFEPEDGMKVICRGRLTVYPPRGQYQLDVFQMRPSGMGDLQLAYEVLRQRLEAEGLFDESRKRPIPRFPKTIGIVTSENGAALHDILTVLERRYPLVRVLLRPTAVQGIGAELEIARAIQEFNLVTNYSRPDVLIIGRGGGSLEDLWCFNEEAVVRAIYASNIPVISAVGHEVDYTIADYVADLRAPTPTAAAELATPDQAELRSIVNASDYAATLTMRRHLAVLRREIRDVLDTQDLISSALLRKRETIERTMSRIQRSVEHGLERTRLKLERDGARLTAMNPDRVLERGFTALESTDGEIISRLDSLLTRGEKNGILIFADGRITVRFD; this is encoded by the coding sequence ATGAAGACCTTTCGAAAGTCAAATCTGCCAAACCTGCGTAGTATCGCTACGCTGGATGACCGCGCATCCTCCGAAGGCGCTTCGGATGTGCTCAGTGTTGGCGAGCTGACTAAGGGGATCCGTTCATTGCTCGAAACGGCGTTCGTGGATGTGATGGTCGAGGGAGAAATCTCGAACTTCCTGCATCACCGGTCCGGTCATCGATATTGGACGCTCAAAGATAGCGACGCACAAATTTCATCTGTGTTTTGGAAATCGCGTCAGCTTTCGTTTGAGCCGGAGGACGGCATGAAGGTGATCTGCCGCGGACGGCTGACGGTCTACCCTCCGCGCGGTCAATATCAATTGGATGTCTTCCAAATGCGCCCCAGCGGTATGGGCGATTTGCAGTTGGCCTACGAAGTTTTACGCCAGCGTTTGGAGGCTGAAGGGCTGTTCGATGAAAGCCGCAAGCGCCCGATCCCGCGATTTCCGAAAACAATCGGTATTGTGACCAGCGAGAATGGCGCGGCGCTTCACGATATTCTTACCGTACTCGAACGCCGGTATCCTTTAGTGCGCGTACTATTGCGTCCCACAGCAGTACAAGGCATCGGCGCCGAGTTGGAAATTGCCAGAGCAATCCAGGAATTCAACTTGGTTACGAATTACTCCCGACCCGATGTTCTCATCATCGGAAGAGGAGGCGGTTCGCTCGAAGATTTGTGGTGCTTCAACGAAGAGGCCGTCGTTCGAGCGATCTACGCTTCGAACATCCCGGTGATCTCTGCGGTCGGACATGAAGTGGACTACACAATCGCGGACTACGTCGCCGATCTTCGTGCGCCGACACCGACTGCCGCAGCCGAACTCGCCACGCCAGATCAGGCAGAGCTTCGCTCGATCGTGAACGCCAGTGATTATGCCGCGACGCTGACGATGCGCCGGCATCTTGCTGTGCTTCGGCGGGAGATCCGGGATGTGCTGGATACGCAGGATCTTATCTCATCGGCACTGCTCCGAAAGCGCGAGACCATTGAGCGAACAATGAGCAGGATTCAACGCAGTGTCGAGCATGGCCTTGAGCGCACGCGTCTGAAACTCGAGCGCGACGGCGCACGACTTACCGCAATGAATCCGGACAGAGTGTTGGAGCGCGGGTTCACCGCGCTCGAATCGACAGACGGCGAGATCATTTCGCGATTGGATTCCCTGCTGACGCGCGGCGAGAAGAATGGCATTCTAATTTTTGCCGATGGACGGATTACCGTGCGCTTTGATTAA
- a CDS encoding T9SS type A sorting domain-containing protein, with translation MNKIFFAGALSLVVALLASIATPASSAQTVRLGPPLQDFGVGNPNTCIVMYDTAVNTGNVPFAFRSIKLVLGDQGFTIDSALPVSPLPVGSSSLIRICFKSIKGSTVFDTLRLDDGTVVHDVILTGTGGAPDFRITGHDWSAQLRGTDSIWDGTKGLAIEVVNSSPNQPIAIDSMWVDDPVHFVPTMDSHWATPINPVVISGKGIDVVAFTFHTSPSDSVGPLRTLWHARSYQLAGGNETGVRSNLLTGNVVASSQTFAADTTVTIDCPTGPENDSVHLEFVITATGTASSLISKVTHSSPVVIGFTVTRDNGSLVANPSNMSENLNPGSHLFITESLGAPLDADTTFTDTVWAYYIDLADGTTKLIGGRPLIATVIVTKCDAGVEQTAFVTPPSNILLVPNPANDFATISYTLKAAAEVKLELLSIVGSTVYRDESHEDAGEHARMMDLHALPNGSYVYRLEANGEVQSGALMIQR, from the coding sequence ATGAACAAGATATTCTTTGCGGGTGCGCTGTCGCTCGTTGTCGCTCTCTTGGCATCTATTGCCACCCCGGCTTCGTCGGCTCAAACAGTCCGGCTCGGGCCGCCACTACAGGATTTCGGCGTCGGAAATCCGAATACGTGTATCGTAATGTACGATACAGCGGTCAATACCGGTAATGTACCCTTCGCCTTCCGCAGTATTAAGCTTGTGCTTGGCGATCAAGGATTCACGATCGATAGCGCTCTTCCGGTATCGCCGTTGCCAGTCGGGAGCTCGAGTCTCATAAGGATTTGCTTCAAATCGATCAAAGGCTCGACCGTTTTTGACACACTCCGGCTGGATGATGGCACCGTCGTTCATGACGTCATCCTGACCGGTACCGGGGGAGCGCCGGATTTCCGAATAACCGGACATGATTGGAGCGCACAACTGCGGGGCACCGATTCGATTTGGGACGGCACGAAAGGATTGGCTATCGAAGTAGTGAACAGCTCACCAAATCAGCCAATTGCTATTGACTCGATGTGGGTTGACGATCCGGTGCATTTTGTCCCGACTATGGATTCCCACTGGGCCACTCCTATCAATCCCGTTGTCATTTCCGGCAAAGGTATCGATGTCGTAGCCTTTACATTTCATACATCTCCAAGTGACTCGGTTGGTCCGCTCCGGACACTGTGGCATGCTCGCAGTTATCAACTTGCGGGTGGTAACGAGACTGGCGTTCGGTCAAATCTTCTCACGGGCAATGTTGTCGCTTCGAGTCAGACCTTCGCCGCCGACACGACGGTTACTATCGACTGTCCAACCGGCCCGGAGAACGACAGTGTGCATCTCGAGTTCGTGATCACGGCAACCGGCACTGCGTCGAGCCTGATTAGCAAGGTCACACACAGTTCGCCGGTCGTTATAGGATTCACTGTTACTCGCGACAATGGCAGTCTGGTGGCCAATCCCTCTAACATGTCGGAGAATCTAAATCCGGGCTCACATCTCTTTATCACCGAGAGCCTCGGCGCTCCGTTGGATGCAGATACTACCTTCACCGATACAGTATGGGCGTACTACATTGACCTAGCTGATGGAACGACCAAACTCATTGGCGGGCGCCCGCTGATCGCAACCGTTATTGTCACGAAATGTGATGCCGGAGTTGAACAGACAGCATTTGTTACGCCACCGAGTAACATCCTGCTCGTCCCAAATCCTGCCAACGATTTCGCAACGATCAGCTACACATTGAAGGCTGCGGCGGAAGTGAAGTTGGAGCTACTTTCGATTGTGGGCAGCACAGTCTATCGAGATGAGTCCCACGAAGATGCTGGCGAGCACGCTCGGATGATGGATCTTCATGCGCTACCAAATGGAAGCTACGTATACCGGTTAGAGGCGAACGGTGAAGTGCAGTCAGGCGCATTGATGATCCAAAGATAG